A region from the uncultured Holophaga sp. genome encodes:
- a CDS encoding alpha-amylase family glycosyl hydrolase: protein MATCLRIVRITPNEQPPASGLHWQSPLLILVVMLVAILLVGCGGGGGSSSTAGYQSLDASTSTTPSPDASYYNVPSTELGPLVSGSTVTFTFWDPQASSVSVQLYSAWDDALSSPAATLPMTKGDSGVWSSGSVSLPTQNYYVYKVGSGYVLDPYARSMAKWRHTSAATISGDSTGKGAILDPDLTLPDGGWMASDYFDGTAMKGTDGTTAAPYAYVSNRDAIVYEAGVRDLTVDPFLTGFATGHTWGTFKGLIDMLPHIQKLGVTHIQLLCPLENYTYDQTLIGTRETSTSLTSGANYNWGYDPQNYFTPTGMYSADPDTPATRVNEMKTLINEIHRQGLGVILDVVYNHTANSSVLSEGSLLDYYYRSTSNNGAGSRDVRSDAKMTRKLIVDSVVQWVRDYHVDGFRFDLMGVLDTGTVQAAYAAATAYNPKAIFLGEGWTGFYSGGSTDYSGTSIYAADQTHVSAFSGMNVAMFSDSYRQIFKNGYPNDGAAAFLTGQAQTATALQSNVAGTPSNSFAPPSPDNVINYLTCHDNLCLYDVLACATNVAKSDTTDAVILQRARIGYAILLTSQGVAFIHAGDEMFRTKETTAAYGAANTTSNSGHTRVFVSNSYNASDALNMVAWSRVYAADPIGGGFTNFAVAQNGYKLYAYTQGLIALRKSTNAFRLPGTYRTTNLSALALSGGASTVLAFGYKAVSTDSTGTYYVFHNADTSAHSFTVDVSLSSANVLADATAAGTSAIASPSGVALSNGGLTVTVDPLTSIIIRL from the coding sequence ATGGCGACCTGTCTCCGGATTGTGCGCATCACCCCAAACGAGCAGCCTCCCGCTAGCGGACTCCACTGGCAGTCCCCGCTTCTCATCCTCGTCGTGATGCTTGTGGCCATCCTGCTGGTGGGTTGCGGCGGAGGGGGAGGCAGCAGCTCAACCGCCGGCTACCAGAGCCTGGATGCCAGCACCTCCACCACGCCCTCGCCGGACGCCTCCTACTACAATGTTCCGAGCACGGAGCTGGGTCCCCTGGTCAGCGGGTCCACCGTCACCTTCACCTTTTGGGATCCGCAGGCGAGCAGCGTCAGCGTGCAGCTCTACAGCGCCTGGGATGACGCCCTCAGCTCCCCGGCGGCTACCCTGCCGATGACCAAGGGGGACTCGGGGGTTTGGAGCAGCGGTTCGGTCTCCCTCCCGACCCAGAACTACTATGTCTACAAGGTCGGCAGCGGCTATGTCCTGGACCCTTACGCCCGGTCCATGGCCAAGTGGCGCCACACCTCAGCCGCTACCATCTCCGGGGACTCCACGGGCAAGGGCGCGATCCTGGATCCGGACCTGACCCTGCCGGATGGTGGCTGGATGGCCTCGGACTACTTCGACGGAACGGCCATGAAGGGGACAGACGGCACCACGGCGGCCCCCTACGCCTACGTCTCCAACCGGGATGCCATCGTTTATGAGGCCGGAGTGCGGGACCTGACCGTCGACCCCTTCCTGACCGGCTTCGCCACCGGGCACACCTGGGGCACCTTCAAGGGTCTCATCGACATGCTGCCTCACATCCAGAAGCTCGGCGTCACCCACATCCAGCTCCTTTGCCCCCTGGAGAATTACACCTACGACCAGACCCTCATCGGTACCCGGGAGACCAGTACCTCCTTGACCTCCGGAGCCAACTACAACTGGGGCTACGACCCCCAGAACTACTTCACCCCTACTGGAATGTACTCGGCCGACCCCGACACACCGGCCACCCGAGTCAACGAGATGAAAACCCTCATCAACGAGATCCACAGGCAGGGCCTGGGGGTGATCCTGGATGTGGTGTACAACCACACCGCCAACAGCAGCGTCCTCTCCGAGGGCAGTCTGCTGGACTACTACTACCGGTCTACGAGCAACAATGGCGCCGGAAGCCGGGATGTGCGCAGCGACGCCAAGATGACCCGGAAGCTCATCGTGGACTCCGTCGTCCAGTGGGTGCGGGACTACCATGTGGACGGCTTCCGCTTCGACCTCATGGGTGTCCTGGACACCGGGACGGTCCAGGCGGCTTACGCCGCCGCCACCGCCTACAACCCGAAGGCCATCTTCCTGGGGGAGGGCTGGACAGGCTTCTACAGCGGGGGCAGTACCGACTATAGCGGCACCTCCATCTACGCGGCGGACCAGACCCACGTCTCCGCCTTCTCCGGGATGAACGTGGCCATGTTCTCGGACAGCTACCGGCAGATCTTCAAGAACGGCTACCCGAATGATGGTGCTGCGGCCTTCCTCACAGGCCAGGCCCAGACTGCCACTGCCCTCCAGTCCAATGTGGCGGGGACGCCCTCGAACAGCTTCGCCCCGCCCAGCCCGGACAACGTCATCAACTACCTGACCTGCCACGACAACCTCTGCCTCTACGATGTCCTGGCCTGCGCCACCAATGTGGCGAAGTCGGACACCACCGACGCGGTCATCCTGCAACGGGCCCGGATCGGGTACGCCATCCTGCTGACCTCCCAGGGGGTGGCCTTCATCCATGCAGGGGACGAGATGTTCCGGACCAAGGAGACCACCGCCGCCTATGGCGCGGCCAACACCACCAGCAACAGTGGCCATACCCGGGTCTTCGTCTCCAACTCCTACAATGCCTCGGACGCCCTCAACATGGTGGCCTGGAGCCGGGTCTACGCCGCGGATCCCATTGGAGGCGGCTTCACCAACTTCGCGGTGGCCCAGAACGGCTACAAGCTCTACGCATACACCCAGGGGCTCATCGCCCTGAGGAAATCGACCAATGCCTTCCGGCTACCCGGCACCTACCGCACGACCAACCTGAGCGCCCTGGCCCTGTCCGGGGGGGCATCCACCGTCCTGGCCTTCGGCTACAAGGCCGTCTCCACAGACAGCACCGGGACCTACTACGTCTTCCACAACGCCGACACCTCCGCCCACAGCTTCACGGTGGACGTCAGCCTCAGCTCGGCCAATGTCCTGGCCGACGCCACCGCCGCCGGCACCTCGGCCATCGCCAGCCCCTCCGGGGTTGCCCTGAGCAATGGCGGACTCACCGTGACCGTGGATCCCCTCACGTCCATCATCATCCGGCTCTGA
- a CDS encoding YggT family protein — translation MPSLILIVLYLIKLLILLIFISSILSWFRPDPRNPVVRLIRSLVDPLLHPIQRIIPPVGGMDFSPLIAFLILIFLQRVLQRGFLY, via the coding sequence ATGCCATCCCTCATCCTCATTGTGCTCTATCTGATCAAGCTGCTGATCCTTCTGATCTTCATCTCCAGCATCCTGTCCTGGTTCCGCCCTGATCCGAGGAATCCAGTGGTCCGTCTGATCCGCTCCCTGGTCGATCCCCTGCTGCACCCCATCCAGCGCATCATCCCTCCTGTCGGTGGCATGGACTTCAGTCCGCTCATCGCCTTCCTCATCCTGATCTTCCTGCAGCGGGTCCTCCAGCGCGGCTTTCTCTACTAG
- the glgP gene encoding alpha-glucan family phosphorylase: MPPKKLPLVAYFCMEYALESRFKIYAGGLGILAGDYLKGARDHAYPMVGVGIRWKQGYGEQLIEPGSGKVFDAYKNATHDFLEDTGVTVTVPIKGRDVLVKVWRVKSFGVEDLYLLDTDFEGNDGEARWITGQLYGWFGEERVAQEMVLGIGGVRALQALKIKPQVYHFNEGHALFAGFERLHQRMEKGASFEDAWAQTREEVVFTTHTPIVQGNESHPIDRLLYMGANVGLTRAQLKRLGGSPFNMTVGALRLSRISNAVAELHRVTANAMWKGVRGRSEIIGITNAIHTGTWVDPKMLELGAAFDGSPRAGEALWKRHMENKRRLIAFVEARTGVKLQPDVLLVGFSRRAAPYKRSNFIFTERKFIEPLLKGGRLQIVFSGKAHPLDDNGKAIVENILEMTRKYPGNVVFLENYDMEIGAMLTRGSDVWLNNPRRPKEASGTSGMKAAMNGVLNLSILDGWWPEACQHGINGWQFGDGFESGDEAVLDRHDFRAFKKVLAEEVLPAYYDRRGDWLAMMAASIRTTREAFAIKRMLDEYYCRMYRRTH; the protein is encoded by the coding sequence ATGCCCCCCAAGAAGCTCCCCCTGGTGGCGTATTTCTGCATGGAGTACGCCCTCGAAAGCCGATTCAAGATCTACGCAGGAGGCCTGGGCATCCTCGCCGGCGACTACCTGAAGGGTGCCCGGGACCATGCGTACCCCATGGTGGGAGTAGGCATCCGCTGGAAGCAGGGCTATGGTGAGCAGCTCATCGAGCCCGGCAGCGGGAAGGTCTTCGACGCCTACAAGAACGCCACTCATGACTTCCTTGAGGACACGGGAGTCACCGTCACGGTGCCCATCAAGGGGCGGGATGTCCTGGTCAAGGTCTGGCGGGTGAAGAGCTTCGGCGTTGAGGACCTCTACCTCCTGGACACTGACTTCGAGGGCAACGACGGGGAGGCCCGCTGGATCACGGGCCAGCTCTACGGCTGGTTCGGCGAGGAGCGGGTGGCCCAGGAGATGGTCCTGGGCATCGGCGGCGTCCGGGCCCTGCAGGCCCTGAAGATCAAGCCGCAGGTATACCACTTCAACGAGGGCCACGCCCTCTTCGCCGGGTTCGAGCGCCTCCACCAGCGCATGGAGAAGGGGGCCTCCTTCGAGGACGCCTGGGCCCAGACCCGGGAGGAGGTGGTCTTCACGACCCACACCCCCATCGTCCAGGGCAACGAATCCCATCCCATCGACCGACTTCTCTACATGGGGGCTAACGTCGGCCTGACCCGGGCCCAGCTGAAACGCCTCGGGGGCAGCCCCTTCAACATGACGGTCGGGGCCCTGCGCCTTTCCCGCATCTCCAATGCCGTGGCGGAGCTCCACCGGGTGACCGCCAATGCCATGTGGAAGGGGGTCCGGGGGCGGAGCGAGATCATCGGCATCACCAACGCCATCCATACGGGCACCTGGGTCGACCCGAAGATGCTGGAACTGGGGGCTGCCTTCGACGGCTCCCCTAGGGCAGGGGAGGCCCTCTGGAAGCGGCACATGGAGAACAAGCGCAGGCTCATCGCCTTCGTGGAGGCCCGGACAGGCGTCAAGCTCCAACCGGACGTGCTCCTGGTGGGATTCTCCCGCCGAGCCGCCCCCTACAAGCGCTCCAACTTCATCTTCACGGAGCGGAAGTTCATCGAGCCCCTGCTCAAGGGCGGGCGGCTCCAGATCGTCTTCTCCGGGAAGGCCCACCCCCTCGACGACAACGGCAAGGCCATCGTGGAGAACATCCTGGAAATGACCCGGAAGTACCCGGGCAACGTGGTCTTCCTGGAGAACTACGACATGGAGATCGGGGCCATGCTGACCCGTGGCTCCGATGTCTGGCTCAACAACCCGCGGCGGCCCAAGGAGGCCTCCGGGACCTCGGGCATGAAGGCCGCCATGAACGGTGTTCTGAATCTCTCCATCCTGGATGGCTGGTGGCCCGAGGCCTGCCAGCACGGCATCAACGGCTGGCAGTTCGGTGATGGCTTCGAGAGCGGTGACGAGGCCGTCCTGGATCGCCACGACTTCCGGGCCTTCAAGAAGGTGCTGGCCGAGGAGGTCCTGCCCGCCTACTACGACCGGCGCGGAGACTGGCTCGCCATGATGGCGGCCTCCATCCGGACCACCCGGGAGGCCTTTGCCATCAAGCGGATGCTCGACGAGTACTACTGCCGGATGTACCGGCGCACCCATTAG
- a CDS encoding GGDEF domain-containing protein, with the protein MTLHSPSLAVAAFTLSLALTAAMTVLAWMLKRQPGLWQWALGLWLAALGCMVFALREHAPEALVVLSGNALVCLSGGLVWTGMQAFCGRGQPLRQASLVSGLFVAFQAVFLFIWPSFGLRSILFLVMAASWSLACAWTLLRHGPPEVARSSRLLAGCLVADALYNLTTLLFRALAPLPLDTAFQQLSPLHFLEGIAMGTLQVLGMVLMVSHRLLGALEKAARRDGLTDLLNRRALDEEGPRLLELCRRQQVPCALIMMDIDHFKRLNDELGHASGDQALRHCASLLDSELRQADLLARYGGEEFCALLPGIRSEQAREVAERIRRRIEETPLRLPTEERHLTLSLGLAVAAPADRIELTTLIIQADTALYQAKATGRNQVRSL; encoded by the coding sequence ATGACGCTGCACTCCCCTTCCCTTGCTGTCGCCGCCTTCACCCTCTCCCTCGCCCTGACTGCGGCCATGACCGTCCTCGCCTGGATGCTGAAGAGGCAGCCGGGCCTCTGGCAATGGGCCCTGGGACTCTGGCTGGCAGCACTCGGCTGCATGGTTTTCGCCCTGCGGGAGCATGCTCCAGAGGCTCTGGTTGTCCTATCCGGCAATGCGCTGGTCTGCCTGAGTGGGGGCTTGGTCTGGACAGGGATGCAGGCCTTCTGCGGCCGGGGTCAGCCCCTCAGGCAGGCCAGTCTCGTTTCAGGGCTCTTCGTCGCCTTCCAGGCCGTCTTCCTGTTCATCTGGCCCTCCTTCGGACTGCGCTCCATCCTTTTCCTCGTCATGGCCGCATCATGGAGCCTGGCCTGCGCCTGGACCCTGCTCCGCCACGGTCCGCCCGAAGTCGCGAGAAGCAGCCGACTCCTGGCCGGATGCCTTGTGGCGGACGCTCTCTACAACCTCACCACCCTGCTCTTCCGAGCCCTGGCGCCCTTGCCCCTGGACACAGCCTTCCAGCAACTCAGTCCCCTCCACTTTCTCGAGGGCATCGCCATGGGGACGCTCCAGGTCCTTGGCATGGTCCTGATGGTCAGCCACCGGCTTCTCGGGGCTCTTGAGAAGGCTGCCCGCAGGGACGGCCTCACCGACCTCCTCAACCGCCGGGCCCTGGACGAGGAGGGCCCCCGCCTGCTCGAGCTCTGCAGGCGCCAGCAGGTCCCCTGCGCCCTGATCATGATGGACATCGACCACTTCAAGCGCCTGAACGACGAACTGGGCCACGCCAGCGGCGACCAGGCCCTCCGGCATTGCGCCTCCCTCCTGGATTCCGAGCTCCGGCAGGCGGACCTCCTGGCCCGCTACGGCGGAGAGGAGTTCTGCGCCCTGCTGCCGGGAATCCGGTCCGAGCAGGCCCGGGAGGTCGCAGAACGCATCCGGCGACGGATCGAAGAGACCCCCCTGAGGCTCCCGACAGAGGAACGTCACCTGACCCTCAGCCTGGGACTGGCCGTAGCCGCCCCAGCAGACCGTATCGAACTCACCACCCTGATCATCCAGGCGGACACCGCCCTCTACCAAGCCAAGGCAACCGGCCGGAACCAAGTCCGAAGCCTCTGA
- a CDS encoding DivIVA domain-containing protein: protein MKYTPLDIQRREFEKAFRGVDRDEVRSFLHELAGEWEEVLQENQRMRAEILDLRERIQQYQEQDRIFRETLLQAQKTREELLEGAHRERTLILREAEFKAEELAREAQTKAMAFEGDLRALKLERIRVLQDLDGLLGRARRFLQEEAPDMFPPAEVTRLLDDVFPESDAPGGESR from the coding sequence ATGAAATACACCCCCCTCGACATCCAGCGTCGTGAGTTCGAGAAGGCCTTCCGAGGTGTGGACCGGGATGAGGTCCGCAGCTTCCTCCATGAACTCGCCGGCGAGTGGGAGGAGGTCCTCCAGGAGAACCAGCGGATGCGGGCGGAGATCCTGGATCTCCGGGAGCGCATACAGCAGTACCAGGAGCAGGACCGGATCTTCCGCGAGACCCTGCTCCAGGCCCAGAAGACCCGGGAGGAGCTTCTGGAGGGGGCCCATCGGGAGCGGACCCTGATCCTCAGGGAGGCGGAGTTCAAGGCGGAGGAGCTCGCCCGCGAGGCCCAGACGAAGGCGATGGCCTTTGAGGGGGACCTCAGGGCTCTGAAGCTGGAGCGGATCCGAGTGCTCCAGGACCTGGACGGGCTCCTGGGAAGGGCGCGGCGCTTTCTTCAGGAGGAGGCACCCGACATGTTCCCACCCGCCGAGGTGACCCGTCTGCTGGATGATGTCTTCCCTGAGTCGGATGCCCCCGGAGGGGAATCCCGCTAG
- a CDS encoding carboxypeptidase regulatory-like domain-containing protein produces the protein MNRIVLALVGATICISAQADTTGRISGQVRDAAGKPIAGADITLTRTDITWTKSVKSNQHGSYIQVGLDPKVFQVAVSAEGYVPQQVQVKIPLGDNLVQNFVLLTPDQARATGVQVSEEAKPNKAAIGADAFNAAVAAIQRQAYAEALPKMEVAYQNLKEAREELPEDKRAQADQSFAQAERVYGVVLFETGRTDASRQAELWSRAETPLKAALARDGKDQVTLNALATILKAKGDEAEAARYQAALDALVGPRPEKAYDQGVEAYNNGNMAKAKTFFKKALEVDPKFADAYYLLAMCDYAENNLRSTKQNFQKYLQYAPSGKHAGEVRAMLDDPSLKSIR, from the coding sequence ATGAACCGCATCGTCCTTGCCCTCGTGGGCGCCACCATCTGCATCAGTGCCCAGGCCGACACCACCGGCCGGATCTCCGGCCAAGTCCGGGATGCAGCAGGAAAGCCCATCGCCGGCGCCGACATCACCCTCACCCGCACCGACATCACCTGGACCAAGTCCGTCAAAAGCAACCAGCACGGCAGCTATATCCAGGTCGGCCTCGACCCCAAGGTCTTCCAGGTCGCCGTGAGTGCCGAGGGCTACGTCCCCCAGCAGGTGCAGGTCAAGATCCCCCTGGGGGACAATCTGGTCCAGAACTTCGTCTTGCTGACACCTGACCAGGCCCGGGCAACGGGCGTACAGGTCTCTGAGGAGGCCAAGCCCAACAAGGCGGCCATCGGCGCCGATGCATTCAACGCCGCCGTGGCGGCTATCCAGCGTCAGGCCTACGCCGAGGCCCTGCCCAAGATGGAGGTTGCCTACCAGAACCTCAAGGAGGCCCGGGAGGAACTGCCCGAGGACAAGCGTGCCCAGGCCGATCAGAGCTTCGCCCAGGCTGAGCGCGTCTACGGGGTAGTCCTCTTCGAGACTGGTCGGACCGACGCCAGCCGGCAGGCAGAACTCTGGAGCCGCGCCGAGACCCCCCTTAAGGCCGCCCTGGCCCGGGACGGGAAGGACCAGGTGACCCTGAATGCCCTGGCCACCATCCTGAAGGCCAAGGGCGATGAGGCGGAAGCGGCCCGGTACCAGGCCGCCCTGGATGCCCTGGTGGGGCCCAGGCCAGAGAAGGCCTACGACCAGGGCGTCGAGGCCTACAACAATGGGAACATGGCCAAGGCCAAGACCTTCTTCAAGAAGGCCCTGGAGGTGGATCCGAAGTTCGCTGATGCCTACTATCTGCTGGCCATGTGCGACTATGCGGAGAACAATCTGCGGAGCACCAAGCAGAACTTCCAGAAGTACCTGCAGTACGCCCCCAGCGGCAAGCACGCTGGCGAGGTCAGGGCCATGCTGGATGACCCCTCCCTCAAGTCCATCCGCTGA
- the bshA gene encoding N-acetyl-alpha-D-glucosaminyl L-malate synthase BshA — MRIGISCYATFGGSGVVATEVGKALAARGHEVHLLSTALPPRLHGFEDHVWFHEVTAATYPLFESAPFSIALASKMADVAERHGLEIMHAHYAIPHASAALLARMALGDRLKVVTTLHGTDITVVGSDPSYLPMVRLAIRASDAVTSVSDYLKDETYRTFQVDRPIDVIPNFITPPEEARPGCRSWLAPCGSDVITHISNFRPVKRVMDVVKVFERVRLQHPCRLVMVGDGPDRSEAEAYARQQGFADEVRFTGKQLDIGSVLSCTDVFMLPSCTESFGLAALEAMSYGVPVVATQVGGLPEVIRHGVDGYLEPLGDVDAMARDVLTLLRDEPLRKRMGTSARNRALDTFAEGPVIDQYEALYERILRTPKTTLDLGANLV; from the coding sequence ATGCGTATCGGCATCTCCTGCTACGCCACATTCGGAGGCTCTGGCGTGGTCGCCACCGAGGTGGGCAAGGCCCTGGCCGCCCGAGGCCACGAAGTCCATCTCCTCAGCACTGCCCTGCCCCCCCGGCTCCACGGCTTCGAGGACCACGTCTGGTTCCACGAGGTCACCGCCGCCACCTACCCCCTCTTCGAGTCCGCCCCCTTCTCCATCGCCCTGGCCTCCAAGATGGCCGACGTCGCCGAGCGCCATGGCCTTGAGATCATGCACGCCCACTACGCCATCCCCCACGCCAGCGCTGCCCTGCTGGCCCGCATGGCCCTGGGGGACCGCCTCAAGGTGGTCACCACCCTCCACGGCACCGACATCACCGTGGTGGGCTCGGATCCCAGCTACCTGCCCATGGTGCGCCTGGCCATCCGCGCCAGCGACGCCGTGACCTCAGTCTCCGACTATCTGAAGGACGAGACCTACCGCACCTTCCAGGTGGACCGTCCCATCGATGTCATACCCAACTTCATCACCCCCCCGGAGGAGGCCCGCCCCGGCTGCCGCTCCTGGCTGGCCCCCTGCGGCAGCGATGTCATCACCCACATCTCCAACTTCCGCCCCGTCAAGCGGGTCATGGATGTGGTGAAAGTCTTCGAGAGGGTCCGCCTGCAGCACCCCTGCCGTCTGGTCATGGTGGGGGATGGCCCCGACCGCTCCGAGGCCGAGGCCTACGCCCGCCAGCAGGGATTCGCCGACGAGGTCCGCTTCACCGGCAAGCAGCTCGACATCGGCAGCGTCCTCTCCTGCACCGATGTCTTCATGCTCCCCAGCTGCACCGAGAGCTTCGGCCTCGCAGCCCTGGAGGCCATGTCCTACGGCGTCCCCGTGGTGGCCACCCAGGTCGGCGGTTTGCCCGAAGTCATCCGCCACGGGGTCGACGGCTACCTGGAGCCCCTGGGCGATGTGGACGCCATGGCCCGGGATGTCCTCACCCTGCTCCGCGACGAACCTCTCCGCAAGCGCATGGGCACCTCTGCCCGCAACCGAGCCCTTGACACCTTCGCCGAAGGCCCCGTCATCGACCAGTACGAAGCCCTCTACGAGCGTATCCTCCGAACCCCAAAGACCACCCTGGACCTGGGCGCGAACCTGGTCTGA
- a CDS encoding tetratricopeptide repeat protein, giving the protein MNGITHRPVWWVWRILASLALVLCLVPAGWAGDLAAPSPAIALAHRTEELQKALRSGDPAGLQSAIQNVELLRRTYGTLDLRPLVDAMALWARQQGDEGRPEIGLKAVQVVDRWAPKSPVILGTSIILQRQQGPLGYFFSLSEVMELTKLRMSHDSQRWLWLVQHLAWLRFMVTLLLWGWALAMAMRYRRVLRYLWEEPLLKRGLPSIPVAIVGACLMTLPVLVGLDPGLCAALWLWLLAPFLTSREVRIAVAVLLLQLVHPALGLMEPMAHREPPKSLVALQSQPIPGLLLQERMVKRLPVGDQTFLRGWAELQEQHWAEAQQTFAALVPSHPDRAEVLNNEGVACYQLGRFEEAQRLFNDAYRLRPVSPQVLFNQSVIAFRQLDSATGLAKQDEARNLDPVAFSDMNLASQSRSEQRTFAMPLPDTPARIGQAVKGYSIELPSHFLLVLVYPLVAVIALFWRVRRSLRRAHPSQCHRCGDPFHTTDSPDVFICSKCHHLFVLKDGLHGDSRKLKVDEVGRFQGAQRLIHRVLRVLLPGLDDAFLGDAGAGFAEFSLMAFALGIVLATGRSVRFPGEILADPVSTWVPVGVVLLVVIYLRSWLKFLPGKRS; this is encoded by the coding sequence ATGAATGGCATCACCCATAGACCGGTCTGGTGGGTCTGGCGGATCCTGGCCAGCCTCGCTCTGGTGCTATGTCTGGTTCCTGCCGGGTGGGCCGGGGACCTGGCCGCGCCCAGTCCGGCTATCGCTCTGGCCCACCGGACCGAGGAACTGCAGAAGGCTCTCCGCTCCGGTGATCCGGCTGGGCTGCAGTCCGCCATCCAGAATGTGGAGTTGCTGCGGCGCACCTATGGAACCCTGGACCTTCGGCCTCTGGTTGATGCCATGGCGCTCTGGGCCAGGCAGCAGGGGGACGAGGGACGCCCCGAAATCGGGCTCAAGGCGGTGCAGGTGGTCGACCGCTGGGCGCCCAAGTCACCCGTGATCCTGGGCACCAGCATCATCCTCCAGCGCCAGCAGGGTCCCCTGGGCTACTTTTTCAGTCTCTCTGAGGTGATGGAACTCACCAAGCTCCGCATGAGCCATGACTCTCAGCGCTGGCTCTGGCTGGTTCAGCATCTCGCCTGGCTCCGCTTCATGGTCACGCTGCTCCTCTGGGGTTGGGCCCTGGCCATGGCCATGCGCTACCGCCGGGTACTCCGCTACCTCTGGGAGGAGCCCCTCCTCAAGCGGGGACTGCCTTCCATCCCGGTGGCCATCGTCGGGGCCTGTCTCATGACCCTGCCGGTTTTGGTGGGCCTTGATCCCGGCCTCTGCGCCGCGCTCTGGCTCTGGCTTCTGGCCCCCTTCCTCACCTCCCGTGAGGTCCGCATCGCCGTGGCCGTCCTCCTGCTCCAACTGGTCCACCCCGCCCTGGGACTTATGGAGCCCATGGCTCACCGCGAGCCCCCCAAGAGCTTGGTGGCACTGCAATCCCAGCCCATTCCCGGCCTTCTCCTCCAGGAGCGGATGGTCAAGCGGCTTCCAGTGGGGGACCAGACCTTCCTCCGGGGCTGGGCGGAGCTTCAGGAGCAGCACTGGGCCGAGGCCCAGCAGACCTTTGCCGCTCTGGTCCCCTCCCATCCGGATCGGGCTGAGGTGCTCAACAACGAGGGGGTCGCCTGCTACCAGTTGGGGCGCTTCGAGGAGGCCCAGCGCCTCTTCAATGACGCCTACCGGCTCAGGCCCGTCAGCCCGCAGGTGCTCTTCAATCAGAGCGTGATCGCCTTCCGCCAGCTGGACAGTGCCACGGGTCTGGCCAAGCAGGACGAGGCCCGGAACCTGGATCCGGTGGCCTTTTCCGACATGAACCTGGCCAGCCAGTCCCGCAGCGAGCAGCGCACCTTCGCCATGCCGCTGCCGGATACCCCCGCTCGGATCGGGCAGGCTGTGAAGGGGTACTCCATCGAGCTTCCATCCCATTTCCTGCTGGTTCTGGTCTATCCGCTGGTGGCTGTCATCGCCCTGTTCTGGAGGGTGCGCCGGAGTCTCCGCCGGGCCCATCCCTCCCAATGCCACCGCTGCGGGGATCCCTTCCACACCACCGACTCCCCCGACGTCTTCATCTGCTCCAAGTGCCATCACCTCTTTGTGCTCAAGGACGGTCTCCACGGGGACAGCCGCAAGCTCAAGGTGGACGAGGTGGGCCGCTTCCAGGGGGCCCAGCGGCTGATCCACCGGGTCCTGAGGGTGTTACTGCCAGGCTTGGACGACGCCTTCCTGGGGGATGCAGGGGCTGGCTTCGCCGAGTTCAGCCTGATGGCCTTCGCCCTGGGCATCGTCTTGGCCACCGGGCGCTCTGTGCGCTTTCCCGGCGAGATCCTGGCCGACCCGGTCTCGACCTGGGTGCCCGTGGGGGTGGTGCTGCTGGTGGTGATCTATCTGCGCTCCTGGCTGAAGTTCCTGCCCGGTAAGAGGTCCTGA